The following is a genomic window from Geobacillus subterraneus.
AGGCGTGGCAGGCGTACAGCGATCCAAGTGTCGAGATTATCGCTTGCAGCGGCGATGTTCCGCACAACACGATCACCCCGATCGCCCGCCGCCGCGGCCATTCGTTTGAGTTGGACATCGTTTTGCGCAACAATCGGACGTCGGTGGAACATCCGTACGGCATTTTCCATCCGCATGAGGAACTGCATCATATCAAAAAAGAAAATATCGGCTTGATCGAAGTGATGGGGTTGGCGGTGCTGCCCGGCCGACTTGCCGCGGAGCTCGAGATGTTGGCCGACTACCTTGTACATCGGACGAAAAAAGAAGATTGGGATGAGACGATGCTTAAACATTGGGATTGGTGCGAAGCCATTCGTGCAGCACATCCGGATATTACCACAAGCAATGTCCGCGACATTTTACGGTATGAAGTCGGGCAGCGATTTGTGACTGTTTTGGAGCATGCGGGAGTATTTAAACGGGACGAGCGAGGGAAAGGAGCGTTCCGTCGCTTTCTCAGCCATGCGGCCGAAAGCATGTCGTCCTTTGTATAAACGCGGCGAAAAAACGCGTTTCATATGAAACATAAGGAAGGGACCGCAAACAGACTATGGCCACGTTAAAAGAAATTGCCGAAAAAGTCGGCGTCTCGGTCGCGACCGTGTCGCGTGTGCTTAACTACGATACAACGCTATCCGTCTCGGATGAGACGAGAAAACGCATTTTTGAAGTTGCCCAAGAGCTGAACTACAAAACATTGCGGGAGCGAAGCCAGCAGGCGCGGGAATCGTTTCGCTTCGGACTCATTCACTGGTATTCCGAACGCCAGGAAATCGATGACCCGTATTATATGGCGATTCGCCTTGGAGTAGAAAAAGAATGTTTTGAGCGCGGCATTGAATTAGTGAAACTGTTTAAGCAGCATGGCGCTTACCCGATTGAACGGATGGAGGCGCTTGATGGCATCATCGCGGTCGGGAAATTCGGGCCGAACGAAGTGAGCGCCTTTGCCCGAGGGGCGAAGCAAATCGTGTTCGTTGACTGCTCGCCTGATGAACGTCGGTTTGATTCGGTCGTCATCGACTTGCGCCAAGCGACGATTGCGGTGTTGGACTACTTGCTTCAGTTGGGGCACACGAAAATCGGGTATATCGGCGGCCGTGAATATGTCGACGGGGAAACGCCAATTCGCGATGAGCGCGAAACAGCGTTTTACGAATATTTATATTTGAAAGGGATGTACGATTCGCGTGATGTACGGATTGGCGCCTTTACCGCCGAAGATGGCTATCGGCTGATGAAAGAGGCGATTGCCAAAGGGGACTTGCCGACGGCGTTTTTCATCGCCAGCGATTCGATGGCCATCGGCGCCTTGCGTGCGTTGCATGAGGCGGAGATTGCCGTTCCTGAAGACGTAGCGATCGTCGGGTTCAATGACCTTCCGACCGCGGCCTTTCTCCATCCCCCGCTTTCGTCGGTGAAAGTGTATACCGAGTTTATGGGGGAGACAGCCGTTGAATTGCTAATCGAACGGTTGACGACGAAGCGAACGATTTGCAAGAAAGTTGTCGTGCCGACCGAACTGATCATCCGCGCCAGCAGCGAGGCAAATGGAAAAGGGAGACAATGACTGTCTCCCTTTTGTCATTAATGAAATTCAATGTCGACGCGCTTTTTCGTTCCCGCCGTCGTTTTCGGGATATGGATATCGAGCACGCCGTTTTTGTATGTCGCGCGAATGTTTTCCGTCGC
Proteins encoded in this region:
- a CDS encoding LacI family DNA-binding transcriptional regulator, whose protein sequence is MATLKEIAEKVGVSVATVSRVLNYDTTLSVSDETRKRIFEVAQELNYKTLRERSQQARESFRFGLIHWYSERQEIDDPYYMAIRLGVEKECFERGIELVKLFKQHGAYPIERMEALDGIIAVGKFGPNEVSAFARGAKQIVFVDCSPDERRFDSVVIDLRQATIAVLDYLLQLGHTKIGYIGGREYVDGETPIRDERETAFYEYLYLKGMYDSRDVRIGAFTAEDGYRLMKEAIAKGDLPTAFFIASDSMAIGALRALHEAEIAVPEDVAIVGFNDLPTAAFLHPPLSSVKVYTEFMGETAVELLIERLTTKRTICKKVVVPTELIIRASSEANGKGRQ